The following are encoded together in the Macrobrachium nipponense isolate FS-2020 chromosome 14, ASM1510439v2, whole genome shotgun sequence genome:
- the LOC135226195 gene encoding tRNA-specific adenosine deaminase 2-like: MALSDQENNWMSAAFDQAREALTAGEVPVGCVFIHEGEIRARGRNTVNATHNATRHAEMNCIDQILEWCQSNNVNYWDIFKYIDVYVTVEPCGMCADILGKLCIRKVVFGCSNDRFGGCGSVIDVPQLYDYSFNIIKGVRAEEAIGLLKEFYRGENPNAPTGKAKRKNSR, encoded by the coding sequence ATGGCTTTGTCTGATCAAGAAAATAACTGGATGTCGGCAGCTTTTGACCAAGCTAGAGAGGCTCTGACAGCAGGGGAGGTACCTGTGGGTTGTGTTTTTATTCATGAGGGTGAAATTAGAGCTAGGGGGAGAAATACTGTAAATGCTACTCACAATGCAACGAGACATGCCGAAATGAATTGCATAGATCAAATTCTGGAGTGGTGCCAGTCCAATAATGTAAACTACTGGGACATTTTCAAATACATTGATGTGTATGTGACTGTTGAACCCTGTGGTATGTGTGCAGACATTCTTGGAAAACTCTGCATCAGAAAAGTTGTTTTTGGCTGTTCTAATGATAGATTTGGAGGATGTGGATCTGTCATTGATGTACCACAGTTATATGATTACTCCTTTAATATCATTAAAGGCGTCAGAGCAGAAGAGGCTATAGGActtttgaaagaattttataggGGAGAAAACCCTAATGCTCCAACAGGTAAAGCAAAGAGGAAAAACAGTAGGTGA
- the LOC135226476 gene encoding methyltransferase N6AMT1-like: MAVTVNESVKIKTPVFSHITSEDLEHIYEPSEDTFLLIDALEKDLDFIKKIHPMLCLEVGSGSGVVITALGSVLGGACQYLSTDINFRACQITEETGKINGVTIKAVCTDLVENLMEDVKGKVDVLLFNPPYVVTPSEEVGRGDLEYTWAGGERGREVIDRFLPTVHSLLSSKGLFYLLVLKENDPVDIENIMRQQGFICRYVMTRKTGPEHLSVLRFSQS; encoded by the coding sequence ATGGCTGTGACAGTGAAtgagtctgttaaaataaaaacccCTGTTTTCTCTCATATAACATCAGAGGATCTTGAGCATATCTATGAACCTTCAGAAGATACATTCCTCTTAATAGATGCCTTGGAAAAGGatttagattttattaaaaaaattcatccTATGCTATGTTTAGAGGTAGGTTCAGGATCAGGGGTGGTTATAACAGCCTTGGGAAGTGTTTTAGGTGGTGCTTGCCAGTACTTGAGTACCGACATAAATTTTCGTGCCTGTCAAATCACAGAAGAAACGGGTAAAATCAATGGGGTGACCATTAAAGCTGTTTGCACTGATTTAGTAGAAAACCTAATGGAGGATGTAAAAGGAAAGGTAGATGTGCTCCTGTTTAATCCACCGTATGTAGTTACCCCATCTGAAGAAGTTGGTAGAGGGGACTTGGAATACACATGGGCTGGCGGTGAAAGAGGACGAGAAGTGATTGACAGATTCTTACCAACTGTGCACTCACTCTTGTCTTCCAAAGGACTCTTTTATTTATTGGTTCTAAAAGAGAATGATCCTGTAGATATTGAGAACATCATGAGACAACAAGGGTTTATTTGTAGATATGTAATGACGCGCAAGACTGGTCCAGAACACCTTTCTGTGTTGAGATTTTCTCAAAGTTAA